A stretch of Camelina sativa cultivar DH55 chromosome 18, Cs, whole genome shotgun sequence DNA encodes these proteins:
- the LOC104761030 gene encoding adenylate kinase 3, with the protein MATSSAASSVDMEDIQTVDLMSELLRRMKCASKPDKRLVFIGPPGSGKGTQSPVIKDEFCLCHLSTGDMLRAAVAAKSPLGVKAKEAMDKGELVSDDLVVGIMDEAMNRPKCQKGFILDGFPRTVTQAQKLDEMLNRRGAQIDKVLNFAIDDSVLEERITGRWIHPSSGRSYHTKFAPPKVPGVDDVTGEPLIQRKDDNADVLRSRLDAFHKQTQPVIDYYAKKGNLVNIPAEKAPEEVTKVVKKVVST; encoded by the exons ATGGCGACGAGTAGTGCGGCTTCTTCTGTAGATATGGAAGACATTCAGACCGTTGATCTCATGTCTGAGCTTCTTCGCCGTATGAAATGTGCTTCTAAGCCTGACAAACGTCTCGTCTTCATCG GTCCACCTGGTTCAGGAAAAGGTACACAGTCTCCGGTCATAAAGGATGAGTTTTGCTTGTGCCATTTGTCTACCGGTGACATGCTTCGAGCTGCTGTTGCTGCTAAGTCCCCTCTTGGTGTTAAGGCCAAGGAGGCAATGGACAAG GGAGAGCTTGTTTCTGATGACTTGGTTGTTGGTATCATGGATGAAGCAATGAACAGACCCAAATGTCAGAAAGGTTTCATTCTTGATGGGTTCCCTAGGACTGTGACCCAAGCTCAGAAG CTTGATGAGATGCTTAACAGAAGGGGAGCTCAGATTGATAAGGTGCTTAATTTTGCGATCGATGATTCTGTTCTGGAAGAAAGAATTACTGGAAGGTGGATTCACCCTTCGAGTGGAAGAAGCTATCATACTAAATTCGCTCCTCCTAAAGTTCCCGGAGTTGATGAT GTTACTGGAGAGCCATTGATTCAACGTAAAGATGACAATGCAGATGTTCTTAGGTCAAGGCTAGATGCATTCCATAAGCAGACACAACCG gtaATTGACTACTACGCAAAGAAGGGTAATCTGGTTAACATACCAGCAGAGAAGGCCCCGGAAGAGGTTACGAAAGTGGTGAAGAAGGTTGTGTCTACATGA
- the LOC104761031 gene encoding argininosuccinate synthase, chloroplastic-like: MAQITATSLLPQPSSSSALPSRIPHYAYASGPFRCQNVAFPRTTSLAPELNRNVVVSNQVTASRSCKNQAIRAVLSGDGNGVVVTDAKGVGLRGKLNKVVLAYSGGLDTSVIVPWLKENYGCEVVCFTADVGQGLKELEGLEQKAKASGASQLVVKDLTEEFVKDYIFPCLRAGAIYERKYLLGTSMARPVIAKAMVDVAAEVGADAVAHGCTGKGNDQVRFELTFFSLNPELKVVAPWREWEIQGREDAIEYAKKHNVPVPVTKKSIYSRDRNLWHLSHEGDILEDPANEPKKDMYMISVDPEDAPDEPEYIEIGIESGIPVSLNGKTLSPATLLSELNKIGGKHGIGRIDMVENRLVGMKSRGVYETPGGTVLFKACQELESLTLDRETIQVKDSLALKYAEMVYAGRWFDPLRESMDAFMEKITEKTTGSVRLKLYKGSVTVTARQSPFSLYRQDISSFEGSEIYNQADAAGFIRLYGLPMRVRAMLDKGI, encoded by the exons ATGGCTCAAATCACTGCgacctctcttcttcctcagccttcttcctcctctgctcTCCCTTCCCGTATTCCCCACTATGCCtatg CTTCAGGTCCCTTCAGATGTCAGAATGTAGCTTTCCCGAGAACCACTTCACTAGCTCCAGAG CTTAACCGCAATGTCGTTGTTAGCAATCAAGTCACCGCTTCCCGCAGCTGCAAGAATCAAG CTATTCGAGCTGTTCTATCTGGTGATGGAAATGGTGTGGTGGTTACTGATGCAAAGGGTGTTGGGCTTCGTGGGAAACTCAACAAAGTTGTTCTAGCCTACAGTGGAGGTTTAGACACTTCTGTCATTGTGCCTTGGCTCAA GGAGAATTATGGCTGTGAAGTTGTGTGCTTTACTGCAGATGTTGGTCAG GGCTTAAAAGAATTGGAGGGTTTAGAACAAAAGGCCAAGGCCAGTGGTGCTTCTCAGTTGGTCGTTAAGGATCTAACAGAAGAGTTTGTGAAAGATTACATATTCCCTTGTCTTCGAGCTGGTGCCATCTATGAGCGAAAATACTTGCTTGGTACCTCCATGGCGCGTCCTGTTATTGCAAAG GCTATGGTTGATGTAGCAGCAGAAGTTGGAGCTGATGCGGTTGCACATGGGTGTACTGGCAAAGGCAATGACCAG GTTCGCTTTGAACTCACCTTCTTCTCATTAAACCCGGAACTTAAAGTTGTGGCGCCATGGAGAGAATGGGAAATCCAAGGCAGAGAAGATGCTATCGAGTATGCGAAGAAGCATAACGTTCCTGTTCCCGTGACAAAGAAATCCATTTACAGCCGAGACAGGAACCTGTGGCACCTCAGTCATGAG GGAGATATATTGGAAGATCCTGCAAATGAGCCAAAGAAAGATATGTACATGATAAGTGTAGACCCTGAAGATGCTCCTGATGAGCCTGAGTACATCGAGATAGGGATAGAATCAGGGATCCCGGTCTCTCTCAACGGGAAGACTCTCTCTCCAGCCACACTTCTCTCCGAACTAAACAAAATAGGCGGAAAACACGGAATAGGCCGCATTGACATGGTAGAGAACCGTCTAGTTGGAATGAAATCTCGTGGAGTGTATGAAACACCAGGAGGCACAGTTCTATTCAAAGCTTGCCAAGAACTAGAATCACTAACATTGGACAGAGAGACAATTCAGGTTAAAGACTCGTTAGCACTCAAATATGCAGAGATGGTTTACGCGGGAAGATGGTTTGACCCATTGAGAGAATCAATGGACGCCTTCATGGAGAAGATAACGGAGAAGACAACAGGGTCGGTTAGATTGAAGCTGTACAAAGGGAGTGTGACAGTGACGGCGCGACAGAGTCCGTTTAGTCTGTATAGACAGGATATATCATCGTTTGAAGGGAGTGAGATTTACAACCAAGCGGATGCAGCTGGATTCATTCGGTTATATGGTCTTCCTATGAGAGTTAGAGCCATGCTTGACAAGGGAATCTAA
- the LOC104761032 gene encoding cycloeucalenol cycloisomerase, with protein MSSSGSSSPPPSLWLAANPSKRWGELFFLFYTPFWLTLCLGIVVPYKLYETFTELEYLLLALVSAVPAFLIPMLLIGKADRSLCWKDRYWVKANLWIIVFSYVGNYFWTHYFFKVLGASYTFPSWKMNNVPHTTFFLTHVCFLFYHVASNMTLRRLRHSIADLPDSLKWCFEAAWILALSYFIAYLETIAIANFPYYEFVDRSAMYRVGCLFYAIYFLVSFPMFFRMDEKSSNEWDLSRVAVDALGAAMLVTIILDLWRLVLGPIVPLPEGQKCLESGLPWFSS; from the exons ATGTCATCATCAg GAAGTTCATCACCGCCGCCGAGCTTGTGGCTGGCAGCGAATCCGAGTAAGAGATGGGGGgaactcttcttcctcttctacaCTCCCTTCTGGCTCACTCTCTGTTTAGGGATCGTTGTTCCTTACAAGCTTTACGAG ACATTCACGGAGTTGGAGTATCTGCTTCTGGCCTTGGTTTCAGCTGTTCCTGCTTTCCTCATACCAATGTTACTCATTGGAAAG gCTGACAGAAGTTTATGCTGGAAGGACCGTTATTGGGTTAAg GCAAATCTCTGGATTATTGTTTTCAGCTATGTGGGAAATTACTTTTGGACACACTATTTCTTTAAAGTTCTTGGAGCGTCCTATACGTTTCCATCATGGAAAATGAATAAT GTGCCTCACACTACATTCTTCCTAACACATGTTTGCTTCCTCTTTTACCACGTTGCTTCGAACATGACTCTTAGAAGGCTACGACATTCCATTGCTGATTTACCAGATTCTCTGAAATGGTGTTTTGAGGCTGCATGGATACTGGCGCTTTCTTATTTCATTGCATACTTGGAGACTATTGCTATTGCAAAt TTTCCTTACTACGAGTTTGTGGACCGAAGTGCCATGTACAGAGTTGGATGTTTGTTCTATGCCATTTACTTCCTTGTGAGCTTCCCAATGTTCTTCAG GATGGATGAGAAATCAAGTAACGAATGGGATTTATCCCGAGTGGCTGTTGATGCTTTGGGTGCTGCTATGTTGGTAACAATCATTCTTGATTTATGGCGTCTCGTCTTGGGACCTATAGTTCCCTTACCAGAGGGACAAAAATGCCTAGAGTCTGGATTACCATGGTTCTCCAGTTGA
- the LOC104763344 gene encoding uncharacterized protein LOC104763344 yields the protein MLQMDRRIGENIREEARRAKAIAVEMYRTGDFCGAKEFAVRAQRLNPSLCGLLRLNAVLDVRMGFAKQINGEIDWYAVLSVDPTADLETIQQRYQKLSLDIILDDCDNTVCSIDEANMLLTGSWNHLCNEEAKQVYDMRRQEQLQLQNLRRASEAFSNSVDNSTFWTLCRSCNMKYEFPGRCKDRRVMCVHCCMPFDALECPGPSMNRFTPSTYEKQQQLRRAGTIQVPSFTNNPVVLSAVPEPVLTSQRTFDQVNRVGQETVEARFEQPPSRVSGPVNQLRRASGGDNKRKGPLLTNVPQFRRISEDAGLRGMIEKGKSLVEQITLGRLVSASQQNNVASASSATNIPQGSKNCIAAEGVKCESKNTNVVVKKEEPDAVFVIVPDTDFHNFDNDRTKASFREGNQVWAVYDDKGMPRLYAMVHGLVSQEPFKMCYSWLYSKNNEELGPMKWIESGFYKTTGSFSIGKRDFWALYTNWSPSWNSSTPEEVVNNYQLVEVLHDFEEGVGLPVVPLVKVPGYKVVFRRHPYQWTIPKCELFRLSHQVDSHFLTSEDGENVPVGFLELDPAHLTPELLNVVTKEEMRGLENVAFKKPKEEADGGEAKKKLGMMRKLETVVKKPKEEVDDGVGSSSNAANDGETTKVKLELEGDKEEKL from the exons ATGTTGCAAATGGACAGAAGAATTGGTGAAAACATTCGAGAAGAAGCTAGAAGAGCGAAAGCGATTGCTGTGGAGATGTACAGAACAGGTGATTTCTGTGGAGCCAAAGAGTTTGCTGTAAGGGCACAAAGGCTTAACCCTTCACTCTGTGGTCTTCTCCGTCTAAATGCGGTTCTTGACGTGCGCATGGGTTTCGCCAAGCAAATCAACGGTGAAATTGATTGGTATGCTGTGTTATCGGTTGACCCGACCGCAGATCTTGAAACAATCCAGCAACGTTACCAGAAGCTATCTCTGGACATCATCCTTGATGACTGTGACAACACTGTTTGTAGCATTGATGAAGCCAACATGTTACTGACTGGTTCCTGGAATCATCTGTGCAATGAAGAGGCGAAGCAAGTTTATGACATGAGACGTCAAGAACAGCTACAACTACAGAATCTGAGAAGAGCCTCGGAGGCGTTTTCTAATTCCGTGGATAATAGCACCTTCTGGACATTATGCCGTTCTTGTAACATGAAGTATGAGTTTCCAGGTAGATGCAAAGATCGCAGGGTTATGTGTGTTCATTGTTGCATGCCATTTGACGCTTTGGAGTGTCCTGGACCATCGATGAATCGTTTTACTCCATCGACTTACGAAAAGCAGCAGCAGCTCAGGAGAGCGGGAACGATTCAGGTTCCGAGCTTCACTAACAATCCGGTGGTTCTGTCAGCAGTGCCTGAACCTGTCTTGACATCTCAAAGAACTTTTGATCAAGTAAACAGAGTTGGTCAAGAAACAGTTGAAGCTAGGTTTGAACAACCTCCATCGAGAGTTTCTGGTCCTGTGAACCAGTTAAGGAGAGCTAGTGGAGGAGATAACAAACGAAAGGGACCTCTACTAACAAATGTTCCTCAGTTCAGAAGAATCAGTGAAGACGCAGGGCTCAGAGGTATGATTGAAAAGGGTAAGAGTTTGGTCGAACAGATCACTCTTGGAAGGTTAGTTTCTGCTTCTCAACAAAACAATGTTGCTTCTGCTTCTTCAGCAACAAACATACCTCAAGGCTCCAAGAACTGCATAGCAGCGGAAGGAGTAAAGTGTGAAAGCAAGAACACTAATGTTGTGGTTAAAAAGGAGGAACCTGATGCAGTGTTTGTGATTGTTCCAGATACTGATTTCCACAACTTTGACAATGACCGAACCAAAGCTTCGTTTCGAGAAGGAAACCAGGTATGGGCTGTTTATGATGATAAGGGAATGCCTCGTTTGTATGCAATGGTCCATGGTCTTGTCAGTCAAGAACCATTCAAGATGTGTTATTCTTGGCTGTATAGCAAGAATAATGAGGAACTAGGTCCAATGAAGTGGATTGAATCAGGTTTTTACAAGACCACCGGAAGCTTCTCAATCGGTAAGC GTGATTTTTGGGCTCTCTATACAAACTGGTCACCATCTTGGAACAGTTCAACTCCTGAAGAAGTTGTGAACAATTATCAATTAGTTGAAGTGCTTCATGATTTCGAGGAAGGAGTAGGTTTACCGGTTGTGCCGCTAGTCAAAGTCCCTGGATACAAAGTTGTGTTTCGTCGCCATCCATATCAGTGGACAATCCCAAAGTGTGAACTGTTTAGGCTATCCCATCAGGTGGATTCTCATTTTCTTACAAGTGAAGATGGTGAGAATGTTCCTGTAGGTTTCTTGGAACTTGATCCTGCACATTTGACACCAGAGCTTCTCAATGTTGTCACTAAGGAGGAGATGAGAGGATTGGAGAATGTGgctttcaagaaaccaaaggaGGAGGCTGATGGGGGCGAAGCAAAAAAGAAGCTTGGAATGATGAGAAAACTGGAGACTGTGGTCAAGAAACCAAAGGAGGAAGTTGATGATGGTGTGGGGAGTTCGAGCAATGCTGCAAATGATGGGGAAACTACAAAAGTGAAGCTTGAATTGGAAGGCGACAAAGAGGAGAAGCTTTAG